A single window of Gemmatimonadaceae bacterium DNA harbors:
- a CDS encoding DEAD/DEAH box helicase family protein, with protein sequence MNRHVNTVAGRLSLRPPQRRSLEILDRLVEVVPPSKSADLGAALRVIQGEFSSFADFERDFPSYCFALATGVGKTRLMGAFISYLHLAHGIDNFFVLAPNLTIYRKLMADFTPNTPKYVFKGIAEFATSAPEIITGDNYELRAGTLFDETIRCKVNIFNISKITSEVRGGKAPRIKRLSEYIGQSYFDYLAALPNLVLIMDESHRYRASAGVKAINELKPVLGLELTATPYVESSKGTTPFRNVVFDYPLGRAMADGFVKEPAVVTRKDFNPAGMAPEEIERLKLEDGIRLHERVKVELETYAREAGKQVVKPFLLVIARDTTHARHLLETIESDAFFDGRYKGRAIQVDSSRTGAEEEQMIERLLRIEQGDEPTEIVIHVNMLKEGWDVTNLYTIVPLRAANARVLIEQSIGRGLRLPYGMRTGVAAVDRLNIVAHDRFQEIVDEAGRPDSPIRMTSVVLDPAELGTRLQTIVSVPRVMIELGGHGPQAATTLDSGSALSGASGSGVTEAGGGDRGRSASAETHGEPGERRGPVSFATPAERRIAQLVREEIERRANSTEALPQSGYLTRDDVQSEIVRAVETAMAPLQTELAMDNGRPDVRSVVAKAATVFVERTIDIPRILLVPRGNISAGFQPFTLELANLRLQPVSDDLWIQHLRTGVIDRLVVGEGSAEERRAEDYVVSALVDYDDVSYDDQADLLYDLAGQVVTHLRTYLPDDQVSKVLRYHQRQVGQFVHAQMVPQFHEESSEGYDVVVSRGLTPLRQSAFTAVREHIVDYRVAPADRANIGKYLFTGFARCLYPEQKFDSDPERRLAVILERDALKWMKPVRGQFQMHYRSGAGMAEYQPDFVAETEREILMIEVKARRDLEVAEVLLKREVARSWCIHATGFTAAHGGKPWRYLLIPHDEIAENVGLDALVARFTSVAPVVAPA encoded by the coding sequence GTGAACCGTCACGTGAACACGGTGGCGGGGCGGCTGAGCCTCCGCCCGCCGCAACGCAGGTCACTCGAGATTCTGGATCGGCTGGTGGAGGTCGTCCCGCCGTCAAAGTCCGCTGATCTCGGTGCGGCCCTGCGAGTGATCCAGGGGGAGTTCTCGTCGTTCGCCGATTTCGAGCGTGACTTCCCGTCGTATTGCTTCGCCCTGGCGACCGGTGTAGGCAAGACGCGCCTGATGGGCGCGTTCATCAGTTACCTGCACCTCGCCCACGGCATCGACAACTTTTTCGTCCTCGCGCCGAACCTCACGATCTACCGCAAGCTGATGGCGGACTTTACGCCGAACACGCCCAAGTACGTGTTCAAGGGGATCGCCGAGTTCGCGACGTCGGCGCCGGAGATCATTACCGGCGACAACTACGAACTCCGGGCGGGCACCCTGTTCGACGAGACCATCAGGTGCAAGGTCAACATCTTCAACATCTCGAAGATCACGTCGGAAGTTCGCGGCGGGAAAGCGCCGCGCATCAAGCGGCTCTCGGAGTACATCGGCCAGAGCTACTTCGACTACCTCGCGGCGCTGCCGAACCTCGTGCTCATCATGGACGAGTCGCATCGCTACCGAGCGTCGGCGGGCGTGAAAGCGATCAATGAACTCAAGCCGGTCCTCGGGCTCGAACTGACCGCGACGCCGTATGTGGAGTCGTCGAAGGGCACCACGCCGTTCCGGAACGTGGTGTTCGACTACCCGCTGGGTCGCGCCATGGCCGACGGCTTCGTGAAGGAGCCCGCGGTGGTCACGCGCAAGGATTTCAACCCGGCCGGCATGGCGCCCGAGGAGATCGAACGCCTCAAGCTCGAGGACGGGATCCGGCTGCACGAACGCGTGAAGGTGGAACTGGAGACCTATGCGCGCGAAGCCGGCAAGCAGGTGGTGAAGCCGTTCCTGCTCGTGATCGCGCGCGATACCACGCATGCAAGGCACCTGCTGGAGACGATCGAGTCCGACGCGTTCTTCGACGGACGCTACAAGGGCCGGGCGATCCAGGTCGACTCCAGCAGGACCGGCGCCGAGGAGGAGCAGATGATCGAGCGCCTCCTGCGCATCGAGCAAGGCGACGAGCCGACGGAGATCGTCATCCACGTCAACATGCTCAAGGAGGGGTGGGACGTCACCAACCTCTACACGATCGTGCCGCTGCGCGCCGCCAACGCGCGAGTGCTCATCGAGCAGTCCATCGGTCGAGGGCTTCGGCTGCCGTACGGGATGCGGACCGGTGTGGCCGCGGTCGATCGGCTCAACATCGTGGCCCATGATCGCTTTCAGGAGATCGTGGACGAGGCCGGGCGGCCGGATTCGCCGATCCGCATGACGAGTGTGGTGCTCGACCCGGCTGAGCTGGGGACCCGTCTCCAGACGATCGTGTCGGTACCGCGTGTGATGATCGAACTCGGCGGGCACGGGCCGCAAGCAGCAACGACACTGGACTCCGGATCGGCGCTCTCTGGCGCGAGCGGGTCCGGCGTGACGGAAGCTGGCGGCGGCGATCGAGGTCGCTCCGCGTCGGCAGAAACTCACGGTGAACCCGGCGAAAGGCGGGGCCCGGTGTCGTTCGCAACGCCCGCCGAGCGACGCATCGCACAGCTCGTTCGGGAGGAGATCGAACGGCGGGCGAACAGCACCGAGGCCCTGCCGCAATCGGGGTACCTCACGCGGGACGATGTCCAGTCCGAGATCGTGCGTGCCGTGGAAACTGCCATGGCACCGCTGCAGACCGAACTCGCCATGGACAATGGACGCCCTGACGTGAGGAGCGTCGTGGCGAAGGCGGCCACTGTCTTCGTAGAGCGGACCATCGATATCCCCCGCATCCTTCTCGTACCTCGCGGCAACATCTCGGCGGGCTTCCAGCCCTTCACGCTGGAATTGGCCAACTTGCGCCTGCAGCCCGTGTCGGACGACCTGTGGATCCAGCACCTGCGCACCGGCGTGATCGACCGGCTCGTCGTCGGGGAGGGGAGCGCCGAGGAGCGACGCGCCGAAGACTATGTCGTGAGTGCCCTCGTCGACTACGATGATGTGTCGTACGACGACCAGGCCGACCTGCTCTACGATCTCGCGGGACAGGTGGTGACGCACCTCCGTACGTATCTCCCCGACGACCAGGTGAGCAAGGTGCTGCGCTATCACCAGCGGCAAGTCGGGCAGTTCGTGCATGCGCAGATGGTGCCCCAATTCCACGAGGAGTCGAGCGAGGGCTATGACGTCGTGGTCAGTCGCGGACTCACGCCCCTTCGTCAGAGTGCGTTTACTGCCGTCCGGGAACACATCGTCGACTACCGGGTCGCGCCTGCCGACCGGGCGAACATCGGGAAATACCTGTTCACCGGGTTCGCGCGCTGCCTGTATCCCGAACAGAAGTTCGACTCCGATCCCGAGCGCCGGCTCGCGGTGATCCTCGAGCGCGACGCACTCAAGTGGATGAAACCCGTGCGAGGGCAGTTCCAGATGCACTACCGGAGCGGTGCGGGTATGGCCGAATATCAACCGGACTTCGTGGCGGAGACGGAGCGGGAGATCCTGATGATCGAGGTAAAGGCGCGGAGGGACCTCGAGGTGGCCGAGGTGCTGCTCAAGCGGGAGGTGGCGCGCTCGTGGTGCATACATGCCACCGGCTTCACCGCGGCCCATGGTGGCAAGCCGTGGCGCTACCTGCTCATCCCGCACGACGAGATCGCTGAAAACGTCGGGCTCGACGCGCTGGTCGCCCGGTTCACGTCAGTGGCTCCAGTGGTCGCTCCAGCCTGA